A stretch of DNA from Campylobacter gracilis:
CGTCTTGCCGCTACCGGGGCTACTCATCAAATTTAGACATAAAATTTTATCCTCGTCAAAATGAGCTCTGTTGTGAGCGGCCTCCTCGTCGTTGGCGCTTAAAATTTTACTCATCACCTCGATTGTCTTGGCGTCGCTAATAGCGACATTTGCGTGGACGTGATCGTGCGCGTCGTGCTCGTGATCGATCCCCGCCTCGTGCATATGAGCGTGGGAGTGGACGGTGCCGTCCGCGTGGGTATGGAGATGCTCGTGCGAATGAGCACCCGTCTCGTGAGTATGGCCTACTGAACAGCCGCAATCTTTACACATTTTTTATCCTTGGAAAATAAATTTTGCGCGTAAAATACCACGTTTTTGCTTTAAACGGCGTAAATTTGATAAATTTTATATCAAGATGCAAAATTTTATGAAATTTAATGAGGCTTGAAATTTACGCGCTTTGTTTTCGTCTAAATTTCGTGCGCTGTTTGCGAAGGCTCGACACAAAATTTTAAAGCTCACGGCAAAGGCGCTACTTTAAATTTTATCGCCTGCTCGCAGATTGTAAAGCCGCACTCTCTAAATTTAGACCTCGCAGCTCGCAATGGCTCAAAATAAACCAGAGATTGCCGTAGATAGAAGCACGAAATTCAGGGCTTGCGAGTGGATTTTATCCCGGTACTCTACAATCTCGCGCGTGCTCTCCGGCGTGCCGAATACCAGCGGCGACCATTTTAATATCGATTTTGCGCTAACTCGGGCTTTACAAATACGACACAAAAGCGGCGCCTATAAAATTTAGTCGCGAGCTGCTGCGCCAGTTTCGTGCCTGTGCGTAAATTTAAACCCGCGGCAAGAATACTTTTTGATTAAAATTTCAAAATTTCATACTCGCCGCGTAAATTTAAACAAATTTTATTTGCACGCCTTGCGCAGCCGCGTCGCCCAAATTCGCTACTCGATCGAGAATCGCGCTGCACAACTCGCAAAAGTCGTGCCGCAGCTGCGTTTAAATTTAAAGGCGCATAAATTTAGCACGACGCGCTGTTTTTAAAAACGTGCAAACGCCCTACGCTTCGGTGATGACCGCCTTTACGAGCTTGGAAAATTTCACCCCTTTTAGCGCGCCGATTTTGGCGCTGAGCCGCTCGATCTTTGAAATTTTATCCCGCATCGTGATCTCCTCGAAGCAGTGGCGCTCGTCGATGTGGAAGTGGCTGGTGCTGACGATGGTGACGTTTGCGTGGTGCTCGATCTCTACGAGCTGCTCGATCAGATCGCTTTGGTGATGATCGTAAGCGATGCAAAGCACGCCCACGCAGTCATCCTCGCCATCTCCGTGAAGCACGCCCTCGACCATCTTTTCGCGTATGAGATCGCGGATAAACTCGCTGCGGCTTAGGTACTGCTTGGCGCGCACCATTTCATCGAGATCCTCAAAAAGCTTCGTCGGCAGCGAAATGCTAAATCTTACGGCGCTCTCTTTTTCCTCTTTTTTCATAGCTCCCCTTATTTCGCGTATTTTAAACGTAATTTTACCGAAATTCCGCTCAAATAGTAAGAATTTCGCGCTAATTTGGCTTATTCTTTAAAATTTAAAGCTCCAAAGCATCGTGCGTATTTTGAAATTTTACTCGCGATTTCGCGTTGTATTTTAGTGCTAGCGCGATGAAATTTACCGGTGCTACGTTATTTTAATTCTACCGCGAGCTTGCGTCCAAATTTTAAGAGTCAGGCGCTAAATAGCGTCTTAGCTTGGGATTTGCGCAGTTATTTAGCCATGCGCCGCGGTAGAATTTTGCATCGGTTGCCATAGTGGTGCGCCGTGATGCCATGGCGGTCAACGGCGCGCCGTTAAATTTTAAAATTTTAACGTTTCAGCTGCGACATATAAAGACAGCAAGGCGTAAATTTATTCGCTGATTTTGCGATTTTAGAAAAGCTAGCCGCAGTGATTTTATCGTCCGTAGCGTTAGAATTTACGCAAAGAGCAGGTAGGGCGCAGAGCCATCAAATTTAGCGGCGAGATGAGACTAATAAATTTTACAAAGAGCGAGCTTAACGGCTATAATTGCGTTTTTTGCGGACGAGTTTAGCGCGAAATTTCGCTTAGATATGCCGCGAGCTGCCCGTATGCGATGCCGCTGTCGTTGCAAGGAACGGCGCGATTTAGATGAAATTTTATCCCTCGCTCGCGCAGCTTTTCGCACGTAAGATTTAGAAGCGTGGCGTTTTGAAAGACCCCGCCGCTTAGCACGACCTCGAGCCCGAAGCCCTCCGCAAACTCCGCGATGAAGTTTGCCAGGCCGTTGATAAATTTCGTCGCAGCCAAGCGCGGCTCATCGCTCAAAGCCTGCAAAAATGCCTCTTCGTAATCGATCACATAGCATTCGCCCTCAAAGCTCGGCGCGCAAGCTCTATTTTGCGGGGTTTGATCCGCATCAGTGGCGTTTTTGCTTTCCAAATTTATTAAATTCAGGGCGGACGCTTGGTTTATAGAATTTGCGGCGGAACTTTCATTCTTTTTGCCGCTGCCTTCGGCGATGTTTTGAGCCGCTAGTCCAAGCTCATTTTTACTTGCCGTATCATCCGCAAGCTCTTTAAAATCGCTTTGCAACGTGCAGCCATCTTTCACGCCGCTACGATTTTGCGCATTTAAACCGCCCTGCCCCGCTTCGCGCGCCAAATCATCGGCGCTTTGCTGCTGCAAAGCGGGTTGCGGCGCGTTTTGGGTAAAATTTTCGCCCTCCTTTCGCAGCGTAAATTCGTAACTCTGCTCGCAGCCGTCGATATATAGATTCTCAAGTCGCATACCCGCTTCGCCGTCGAAGCTTACGGTTCGCAGGCCGCAAATGACCGCAGCAAACGCGTCGAATAGCCGCCCTAGCGAGCTTGAGCGGATGGCACGCGGCGCGATTTTTTCTAAATTTGCTACTTCGCTCGCGTTAAATTTTGCCAAAAACTCGCGCGCAGCGTCCTTTGCATTGAATTTAAATATGAGCGCGAGCGCGAGCTTGTAGATGTTTTTGATTGCATTCTCGCCGCCGATAAGCGCGATCTCGTCGAATTTCGCTACGCGATTAAAGCCGAACTCGTTAAAAATCATCATTTCGCCGCCCCAGATCGTGCCGTCCGTGCCGTAGCCGGTGCCGTCGAAGCAGAAGCCGAGGTATTTTTTGCCGCTGCCTAGCAGCTCATTTTGCGCCAGATTCGACACCAGATGCGCGAAATGGTGTTGGTAGCGGATCATGGGGTATCCGCGCTGCTCGAAAAAACGCGTGTGTGAAAACTGCGGGTGCAAATCCGCGATGACGGCATCGAACTTCAGCTCGTAGGCGCGCACGAACATATCCAAAAGCGCGAAAAATCGCTCATTCGTGGCGACGTTTTTAAGATCGCCGATGTAGGGCGAGATGAAAATTTGCCCGTCTTTGTAGATCGCAAACTCATTTTTAAGCTCTGCTCCGAGCGCCAGGAAAGTGCCTTTGAGCTGGAATTTGCTAGGGAAAATTTTTGGATTCATTCCGCGAGATGTTCGCAAAAACAACGCGCGATTTAGAGCGTCCGCTTCGGCGGAAAAATTTGTGTATCTCGCCAAATTCGCGGTATTTGTCGGTTTTGCGGCA
This window harbors:
- the nikR gene encoding nickel-responsive transcriptional regulator NikR, coding for MKKEEKESAVRFSISLPTKLFEDLDEMVRAKQYLSRSEFIRDLIREKMVEGVLHGDGEDDCVGVLCIAYDHHQSDLIEQLVEIEHHANVTIVSTSHFHIDERHCFEEITMRDKISKIERLSAKIGALKGVKFSKLVKAVITEA